Proteins encoded by one window of Microbacterium testaceum:
- a CDS encoding ABC transporter ATP-binding protein → MTGPARVDVEGWGWRYAGRKLPATREVDLVIEPGERVLLLGASGAGKSTLLAGLAGLLGGSDEGETTGRIIVDGAPPETQRGRIGLVLQDPEAGIVLSKVGDDIAFGCENLGVPAARIPARVAEAVASVGLAVPLDRPTKALSGGQKQRLALAGVLAMRPGLLLLDEPTANLDPEGVAEVRVAVEGVVAREGTTLVLIEHRTAVWADLMTRVVVLAPGGGVLADGPPERVFAEYGDALAAAGVWVPGRPVDLPVLAPVSAPDAVLRASALSIGREKGAVVASGLDVSLPRAAGTVITGPNGAGKSTLALTLAGLLPELAGEVVAAEELAARGVRRPVRWRSTELLTRIGTVFQEPEHQFLAATLRDELAVGPRALRMAPAEVDRIVDELLERLDLASLALANPFTLSGGQKRRLSVATVLAASPEVIVLDEPTFGQDRRGWMELVALLQREIARGRTVVAVTHDADVVRHLGQHRIRMGDAA, encoded by the coding sequence ATGACGGGCCCCGCACGCGTCGACGTCGAGGGCTGGGGCTGGCGATACGCCGGTCGTAAGCTGCCCGCCACGCGCGAGGTCGACCTCGTCATCGAGCCCGGGGAGCGCGTCCTGTTGCTCGGCGCGTCGGGGGCCGGCAAGTCGACCCTGCTCGCGGGCCTGGCGGGACTGCTCGGCGGGAGCGACGAGGGGGAGACCACCGGCCGCATCATCGTCGACGGCGCCCCGCCCGAGACGCAGCGGGGCCGCATCGGCCTGGTGCTGCAGGATCCCGAGGCGGGCATCGTGCTGTCGAAGGTCGGCGACGACATCGCCTTCGGGTGCGAGAACCTCGGCGTCCCCGCGGCGCGGATCCCCGCGCGGGTGGCCGAGGCCGTGGCATCCGTCGGTCTCGCCGTTCCCCTCGACCGCCCCACCAAGGCGCTGTCGGGCGGGCAGAAGCAACGGCTCGCCCTCGCCGGGGTGCTGGCGATGCGACCGGGACTCCTGTTGCTCGACGAACCCACGGCCAACCTCGACCCCGAGGGAGTGGCCGAGGTGCGCGTCGCCGTGGAGGGGGTCGTGGCGCGCGAAGGCACGACCCTCGTGCTCATCGAGCACCGCACGGCGGTGTGGGCCGACCTCATGACCCGGGTCGTCGTGCTCGCCCCCGGCGGCGGAGTGCTGGCCGACGGACCGCCCGAGCGCGTGTTCGCCGAGTACGGGGACGCCCTGGCCGCCGCGGGCGTGTGGGTGCCGGGCCGCCCGGTCGACCTTCCCGTACTCGCTCCGGTCTCGGCGCCGGATGCCGTGCTGCGCGCGTCCGCCCTGTCGATCGGGCGGGAGAAGGGCGCCGTCGTGGCCTCGGGGCTCGACGTCTCCCTGCCGCGCGCGGCGGGGACGGTGATCACGGGACCGAACGGCGCGGGGAAGTCGACCCTCGCGCTCACGCTCGCGGGACTGCTCCCCGAACTCGCCGGGGAGGTCGTCGCCGCCGAAGAACTCGCCGCGCGCGGGGTCCGTCGCCCGGTGCGCTGGCGATCGACCGAGCTGCTCACCCGCATCGGGACGGTGTTCCAAGAGCCCGAGCACCAGTTCCTCGCCGCGACCCTGCGCGACGAACTCGCGGTCGGCCCCCGTGCTCTGCGCATGGCGCCGGCCGAGGTCGACCGCATCGTCGACGAGCTGCTGGAGCGCCTCGATCTGGCATCCCTCGCTCTCGCCAATCCCTTCACGCTGTCGGGGGGACAGAAGAGGCGGCTGTCGGTCGCGACGGTGCTCGCGGCCTCTCCCGAGGTGATCGTGCTCGACGAGCCGACCTTCGGTCAGGACCGCCGCGGGTGGATGGAGCTCGTCGCCCTGCTCCAGCGCGAGATCGCGCGCGGGCGCACGGTGGTCGCCGTCACGCACGACGCCGACGTGGTGCGTCACCTCGGTCAGCACCGTATCCGGATGGGGGATGCCGCGTGA
- a CDS encoding GNAT family N-acetyltransferase, which translates to MHLPDFRIEKVDVDDPRAVALRAALDADLDERYRDADADDTPEVAAKRGEALAVHPEQVVATLLALDADDTPLGHVILRRLGEEWELKRLIVVPAGRRRGIGTALTATVVDLARRGGAHRVILQSGRMQPESLRVYAAAGFTPIPVYEPYVETMPRSLCFEHVF; encoded by the coding sequence GTGCATCTCCCGGACTTCCGCATCGAGAAGGTCGACGTCGACGATCCCCGCGCGGTCGCCCTGCGCGCCGCGCTGGATGCCGATCTCGACGAGCGGTACCGCGACGCCGACGCCGACGACACCCCCGAGGTCGCGGCGAAACGCGGAGAGGCCCTCGCCGTGCACCCCGAGCAGGTCGTCGCGACGCTGCTGGCTCTCGATGCGGACGACACGCCGCTCGGACACGTGATCCTGCGCCGCCTCGGCGAGGAGTGGGAGCTGAAGCGGTTGATCGTCGTCCCCGCGGGCCGTCGACGCGGGATCGGCACGGCGCTCACCGCGACCGTGGTCGACCTCGCCCGGCGCGGAGGTGCGCACCGGGTCATCCTGCAGAGCGGTCGCATGCAGCCCGAGTCGCTGCGGGTCTACGCCGCCGCGGGATTCACGCCGATCCCCGTCTACGAGCCCTACGTCGAGACGATGCCGCGATCGCTCTGCTTCGAGCACGTGTTCTGA
- a CDS encoding GntR family transcriptional regulator: MDATSSVPSFEQVRTQVIAQIDAGELVAGTRLPPVRALATELGLAANTVARAYKELEEAGYVETRGRAGTFVKGADAASARAAGAARTYVEAVRRLGVSADDAVEFVRAALRDK, from the coding sequence GTGGATGCCACTTCGTCGGTGCCGTCGTTCGAGCAGGTGCGGACGCAGGTCATCGCGCAGATCGACGCAGGCGAGCTCGTCGCGGGGACGCGGCTGCCGCCCGTTCGGGCTCTAGCGACGGAGCTCGGTCTCGCCGCGAACACCGTCGCGCGCGCCTACAAGGAACTCGAGGAGGCGGGCTACGTCGAGACGCGCGGCCGTGCCGGCACGTTCGTGAAGGGGGCCGACGCGGCCTCCGCTCGCGCCGCGGGTGCGGCGCGCACATATGTCGAGGCTGTGCGCCGCCTCGGGGTTTCCGCGGACGATGCGGTCGAGTTCGTGCGGGCGGCGCTGCGCGATAAATGA
- a CDS encoding ECF transporter S component, producing MHTSTSALANRSSVATTDRFRWRVVDIVVAAVLGVAIGLLFWGWNTVGGLWFTAMDGLTPGLGGIAVGIWLIGGVIGGLVIRKPGAALLVELIAAIVSALIGNVWGVTTIFSGLAQGLGAELIFLAFLYLRFTLPVAMLAGVGAGVGAWVLELFLTPNLAKSVEFNLIYLGTLAVSGALLAGLVGWLLVRALAATGALSRFAAGREARRDV from the coding sequence ATGCACACGTCCACGTCTGCCCTCGCGAACCGCTCTTCGGTCGCCACCACGGACCGTTTCCGGTGGCGCGTCGTCGACATCGTCGTCGCCGCCGTCCTCGGCGTCGCCATCGGCCTGCTCTTCTGGGGCTGGAACACCGTCGGCGGTCTCTGGTTCACCGCGATGGACGGCCTCACCCCGGGCCTCGGCGGGATCGCCGTCGGCATCTGGCTGATCGGCGGCGTCATCGGCGGCCTCGTGATCCGCAAGCCCGGCGCGGCACTGCTCGTCGAGCTGATCGCGGCGATCGTGTCGGCGCTGATCGGCAACGTGTGGGGCGTCACCACGATCTTCTCGGGGCTGGCCCAGGGCCTCGGCGCGGAGCTGATCTTCCTCGCCTTCCTCTACCTGCGGTTCACGCTGCCCGTCGCGATGCTCGCGGGTGTGGGTGCGGGCGTCGGCGCGTGGGTGCTCGAGCTCTTCCTCACCCCCAACCTGGCCAAGTCCGTCGAGTTCAACCTCATCTACCTCGGCACCCTCGCCGTCTCGGGTGCTCTGCTGGCCGGTCTCGTCGGCTGGCTGCTCGTGCGCGCCCTCGCCGCCACCGGAGCGCTCAGCCGCTTCGCCGCGGGCCGGGAAGCGCGTCGCGACGTCTGA
- a CDS encoding energy-coupling factor transporter transmembrane component T family protein, with product MSAVTTERPRTAWLDGVNPVTKVAMVIGLAAPLLVSIDAVSAATALLLELLCVPLTGLTFAAVLTRLVPVIVFAPVAAVSMLLYARPGGTVYGTFLFATVSDDSIALSLAVLVRVIALALPIILIFARTDPTELADALAQVAKLPSRFVLGVLAGARTVGLFVDDWRTMSLARRARGLGDRGALRRFFSMAFVLLVFAVRRGTKLATAMEARGFGSDIERTWARPSTLSGRDAVALAAALALIAVALGAAVVSGAFRVVGT from the coding sequence GTGAGCGCCGTCACCACCGAGCGTCCACGCACCGCCTGGCTCGACGGAGTGAACCCCGTCACGAAGGTCGCGATGGTGATCGGGCTGGCGGCCCCCCTGCTCGTCTCGATCGACGCCGTGAGCGCCGCGACGGCGCTGCTGCTCGAACTGCTGTGCGTGCCGCTCACGGGACTGACCTTCGCCGCGGTCCTCACGCGCCTCGTGCCCGTGATCGTCTTCGCCCCCGTCGCCGCGGTGAGCATGCTGCTCTATGCCCGGCCGGGGGGAACCGTGTACGGCACGTTCTTGTTCGCGACGGTGAGCGACGACTCGATCGCCCTCTCGCTCGCCGTGCTGGTGCGCGTGATCGCCCTGGCCCTGCCGATCATCCTGATCTTCGCCCGCACCGACCCCACCGAGCTCGCCGACGCCCTCGCACAGGTGGCGAAGCTGCCCAGCCGCTTCGTCCTGGGCGTTCTGGCCGGAGCCCGGACGGTCGGCCTGTTCGTCGACGACTGGCGCACGATGAGCCTGGCCCGGCGCGCCCGTGGACTGGGCGACCGCGGGGCCCTCCGCCGCTTCTTCTCGATGGCGTTCGTGCTGCTCGTGTTCGCCGTTCGGCGCGGCACGAAGCTCGCCACGGCGATGGAGGCGCGGGGGTTCGGCTCCGACATCGAGCGCACGTGGGCGCGCCCCTCGACTCTCTCGGGTCGGGATGCCGTGGCCCTGGCCGCCGCGCTCGCGCTCATCGCCGTCGCCCTCGGGGCCGCGGTGGTGTCGGGGGCCTTCCGGGTGGTGGGGACGTAG
- a CDS encoding D-alanyl-D-alanine carboxypeptidase family protein, translated as MHEQTPASRRALRAQDSSPRAATSGDFGPALSTTDALGPALSVPDATSPAVRSEPAAHDASTPAANDSLTGGAPAAATEPAASDSPSRDAPAVTGEPSAPATPLPVALGALLWVDPDDASAPRPAPAFVVSGATSRSADLLAGARRPILRPGTVIPTLLFVLIIAAYAATTLLWPLNAVMPTTRPVAVQPIAAAAAVPAWPAEGEAAIAIDGVPDTLSSSASAPESIASITKIVTALVVLDRLPLAPGEQGKSYSFTQADSADYWQYRARGESSLDVPAGGSLTQLQMLQGMLIASANNYAQRLSTDLFGTDAEFSAAATQYLAERGIEGITIVNPTGIEAGNTATPSALIALAERALANPVIAEIVRTPELTLPGAGTFKNGNALLADPGVVGVKTGTLDAWNLLSAKDITVGTATVRAYAAVLGQPGPDSRNQAARDLFARIEQELQPKPSVPAGTLVGKAETLWGPDIDLVTASDATVVLWNGGAAQTSTSFSLGDTTTAGSTVGTLTATGPVDADTVDVKLTGDIDPPSPWWRLTHPLDLFGLND; from the coding sequence GTGCACGAGCAGACCCCGGCCTCACGGCGTGCGCTGCGTGCACAGGATTCCTCCCCCCGCGCGGCGACCTCCGGCGACTTCGGACCTGCCCTGTCCACGACGGACGCCCTGGGCCCGGCCCTCTCGGTTCCGGATGCCACGTCCCCGGCTGTCCGCTCCGAGCCGGCGGCGCATGACGCGTCCACCCCCGCGGCGAACGATTCCCTCACGGGCGGGGCACCCGCCGCGGCCACCGAGCCCGCGGCATCCGACTCCCCCTCCCGAGACGCCCCCGCCGTGACGGGCGAGCCATCTGCTCCCGCCACTCCTCTTCCGGTCGCGCTCGGCGCACTGCTGTGGGTCGATCCCGACGATGCGAGCGCTCCGCGCCCGGCCCCCGCTTTCGTCGTCTCGGGTGCCACGTCCCGCTCCGCGGACCTGCTCGCCGGCGCCCGTCGGCCGATCCTTCGCCCCGGCACGGTCATCCCCACGCTTCTTTTCGTGCTGATCATCGCCGCGTACGCCGCGACGACGCTGCTGTGGCCGTTGAACGCCGTCATGCCGACGACCCGCCCCGTGGCCGTGCAGCCGATCGCCGCCGCGGCGGCGGTTCCGGCGTGGCCCGCCGAGGGCGAAGCGGCGATCGCGATCGACGGTGTCCCCGACACCCTGTCGTCGTCGGCCAGCGCTCCCGAGTCGATTGCGAGCATCACCAAGATCGTCACGGCGCTCGTGGTTCTCGACCGGCTGCCCCTCGCCCCGGGAGAACAGGGCAAGAGCTACAGCTTCACGCAGGCCGACAGCGCCGATTACTGGCAGTACCGGGCCCGGGGCGAATCCTCGCTCGACGTTCCCGCCGGCGGCAGCCTCACCCAACTGCAGATGCTGCAGGGCATGCTCATCGCCTCCGCCAACAACTACGCGCAGCGTCTGTCGACGGATCTCTTCGGAACGGATGCCGAATTCTCGGCCGCCGCGACCCAGTACCTCGCCGAACGGGGCATCGAGGGCATCACGATCGTCAACCCCACCGGGATCGAAGCCGGAAACACCGCGACTCCCTCCGCCCTCATCGCCCTCGCCGAGCGGGCGCTCGCCAATCCCGTGATCGCCGAGATCGTGCGTACCCCCGAGTTGACCCTGCCCGGGGCCGGCACGTTCAAGAACGGCAACGCTCTGCTGGCCGACCCCGGAGTGGTCGGCGTGAAGACGGGCACGCTCGACGCCTGGAACCTGCTCAGTGCGAAAGACATCACCGTCGGAACCGCCACCGTGCGCGCGTACGCCGCCGTGCTCGGTCAGCCCGGGCCCGACAGCCGCAACCAGGCCGCGCGCGACCTCTTCGCCCGCATCGAGCAGGAACTGCAGCCGAAGCCCTCGGTGCCCGCCGGGACGCTGGTCGGCAAGGCCGAGACGCTGTGGGGTCCCGACATCGATCTCGTGACAGCGTCCGATGCCACGGTCGTGCTGTGGAACGGCGGTGCGGCGCAGACCTCCACGTCCTTCAGCCTCGGCGACACCACCACGGCGGGCTCGACCGTGGGGACGCTGACCGCGACCGGTCCCGTCGACGCCGACACGGTCGATGTGAAGCTCACCGGCGACATCGACCCGCCGAGCCCCTGGTGGCGCCTCACCCACCCTCTCGACCTCTTCGGCCTGAACGACTGA